DNA sequence from the Armatimonadota bacterium genome:
TCGAGTCTCCCCGCATCATACGAGATCACCTCTATACGGGAGCCAACGGCCTGATCGCCAAGAGGACGGTCACCTACATGAGTTCCGTGATCGTCAGAACGGAAGCCCGGGACGACAATTTCCGCCTCGATCCCGGCGACGAAGAGGCGCTCGGCGCGGTCTACGCCGCCATGATGTCCGGTCAGACCGCCACACTTCGGCGGATGCTGGCCAGGGACTCTCGCCTGTGTGCGCTCCGAGATGGAAGCATGTTCACTCCTCTGCACCATGCGGCCTCGTTTGGTGATTCTGAGATCGTTGAGCTGTTCTGCCGCTTCGGCGCCGACCCCGATGCGAGGGATATCAACGGCAACACGCCGTTGCACTATGTCGCCGCGCTAGGCTGCCTCGAGTCGTGCCGGACGCTGGTGGACGAGGGCGCCGACATTGACGCGCCTGACAAGGATGGCGCGACCCCGCTGATGTGCGCGGCCTTCTCGGGAGGAGCGAGAGTTATCAGGCTGCTGTTGTCTGCGGGCGCATCCATCGGGCGCGAGGACCGGAACGGGCGAACCGCGATCCATGCGGCGAGCGAGACCGGTCGGCCTCAGGTCGCCCTCGAACTGCTGCGTCACGGCGCGAACCCGGACAGCCGGGATTGGATGGGGAGAACGCCCGTCCACCTAGCGGCGTCCAACGGGCACTCGGCGATGGCGGCGGCGTTGCTCGACAAGGGCGCGACCGTTGACGCGCGGGATCATGACGGATGCACCGCACTCCACGCGGCGGCCTCGCAGGGCTATCCCGAGCTGGTGGATCTGCTGCTTGACCGCGGATTCGACCGGGAGGTCGAGGACTGGTCAGGCCGCCGACCGGTTGATCTTGCGCGGGCGAATGCGAGGCATGCTGCAACGAACAGGCTTGCGAATCGCGCCGACGCGCACATCGGCGTCCCCGAGGCTCTCATCTGGGAGACGTCTCACTGCGGGGGCTAACCCGGCAGGTCCAGCTTCGGGTTGAGGCGCTTGCGTTCCCTCAGTATCTTCGCCCTGAAAGCCTTGATGCGGTCCAGCAGCCCGCGGTCGAAGCCCACCCTGTTCCTGACCTCAGGGGCGTTCGCCATGATGAGGCCGAGCGACTTCCAGTCCCCCGTGCGCTCGATATCTCCCAGCCGAGCAAGAGCCTTCGAGGTCTGCTCCCTCGCCCGGGCGATGCTCCCGTCCGCAACGGCGACCGATTCGCCGAGCGTCACCGTGCAGAGATCGGGCCAGAGGAGCGTCCTCAGGTTGAACCAGCGCCTGCGAAGCTCCCTCGCAAGCCCGCATCTTGATTCCTCCGCCCGTGCGAGTCGGGCAGAGATCAGGGAGCGTATGGCGGGCATCTTCGAGCGGAAACTCGCCCCGAAGTCGTACAGGGCCGATTCCAGCTCGGCCAGGGATGCTCGAAGCTCGCGGCTCTTGAACCATTCGGCGACGCCACCGCCGGCAATCGCCCCGGCGATGCCAAGTCCGATCGCTCCGAGGACCGCACCGACTGGGCCTCCGACCGCGAATCCCGCGGCCGCACCGACCTTGCCGCCCGCCACGACTCCCACCCCGCGCCCGACGCTCTCGACGATGCCGTGCCCTCTCGCGACCATCGGCTCCTTGCCGTAGTCCTTCACCAGCTTGTAGTTCCGATAGGTGGCGAAGGCGATCGTGATCACCGGAAGATGGACCCCGAGCGCATCGGCCGCACCTTCGCCGTGCGCCGACGAGACGCCGTCCTTCACGCTCTCCTTGATCGCGTCGTGGTCGAATCCTGGCATCGGGAAGACGTTCGGCAGCTCTGCCGTCGCATGGATGTGTTCCGGCACGATGTACGTGATGTCCGGGTGATCGAGGGCCGCCTGCTTGATGCTGCCGATGTCCGCGACGCTCTTGACGTTCACGGCATGGCCGTCCACCAGCAGGTCCCACACCGGCTGGTTCGAGGTCTCCGCCACCTGCACCGCGTAACCGGCCTTGTCGAACGCCGCCGCCACGTGCTGCTCGGCGACGTAACCCTCCAGGCGCGACAGGAAGCCTTCCTTGCCGGCCGCGGGCAGGGAGTCATATGCGCCGTGAATGTAGTTGGCGAAGTCC
Encoded proteins:
- a CDS encoding ankyrin repeat domain-containing protein, which produces MLAYNPLPAIVDSLHIDDVSRVCALRAPVSSMRREFRREVPCVDYGDPDTGEAYMVAYFPHYVAPLHQVLESLPSSVTGPVFDRSKIEACMIGCGPAPELLGLSSFVSEHFKGVEHINVSLHDVNIDGWRPYLDLTLSSLIKPCWSGGLGVNRVSCSLLRDCGTCSSDTCRVRRGTVDIYVVQNCLNDAGSNPGAVSRKLVDLLRAAKPGALFVVINAGSSVARRIIKTVEARATASGLGDVVKPGCASVRSVTSGFESPRIIRDHLYTGANGLIAKRTVTYMSSVIVRTEARDDNFRLDPGDEEALGAVYAAMMSGQTATLRRMLARDSRLCALRDGSMFTPLHHAASFGDSEIVELFCRFGADPDARDINGNTPLHYVAALGCLESCRTLVDEGADIDAPDKDGATPLMCAAFSGGARVIRLLLSAGASIGREDRNGRTAIHAASETGRPQVALELLRHGANPDSRDWMGRTPVHLAASNGHSAMAAALLDKGATVDARDHDGCTALHAAASQGYPELVDLLLDRGFDREVEDWSGRRPVDLARANARHAATNRLANRADAHIGVPEALIWETSHCGG